The sequence AGAACTGCACGGTGCCCAACGGCTTACTCAGGACGAACTGGCCGCCCAGCTGGGCACCGTGCGCGAGGTCATCGCCCGGGCTTTACAGGAACTGCAACGGACCGGCGCGGTGCGCGTGCAAAGGGGGCGCATTTTCGTCACAGACCTGCACCTGCTGCGAGAAATGGCCATGGTCGAGGACGCCAAACGGGGGTCTGCTGCCTGAGCGCGGGCATTCAGGGGGCGCGCCGTCAAAACCCAGGAACTAATCCCAGAACTACTTCTTTTTGTTGCACTTTTTGACGCATTTTTCACCCTAAAGTGTGAGCACAAGATGAGAAACGGGTGGATGTGGGCGTTCAGTGTCTGTACTGCCACTCGAACGCCCTGCGTGGGCAAAGCGCGGGGCTGCCCACCATCTTCAAATGCATGGACTGCCACCAGCAAATGGAGCCCAAGACCGACGGGGAGAAGCAACTGCAACTGGCCGAATACGCCGTCAGCGGCCAGCCGGTGAAGTGGGTTCCGGTGGCCATCCAGCCAAATTTCGTGTACTTCAGCCATCGGGTGCACCTGGCCGGAGGGGTGAACTGTGAGACCTGCCACGGCGAAGTGGGCAAGATGACCGTGGCCCGACCGGTGGTCACCCAGAACATGGGCTGGTGCCTGTCCTGCCACAAGAACCTGGACTCCGAGCACTTCGTCAAATTATTCAACTGTGCCACCTGCCACAAATAACGGCAAGGAGTTAGGCTGATGAGCGAAAAAATCACCCGTCGTGATTTTCTCAAAATGGCCGGGGGCAGCGCCGCGGCCGCTGCGGTGCTGTCCGGTTGTGGCCCCATCGCCCGGTATGTCCGCCGGCAGCCTTACACCGACATGCCCAAATATGTGCTTCCTGGGACCAGCGTGTACTTCGCCACGGCGTGTCGGGAATGCCCAGCGGGATGCGGCCTGGTGGTGCGCACGGTGGAAGGCCGCGCCATCAAGGTGGAAGGCTACCCCTACCATCAGTCAACGGCGGTCGCACCTGCGCCCGCGGCAGGCCACTGTGTAGGGGGTGTACGACCCGGACCGCTTCAAGAGGCCCGTGCAACAATCCAAGCGGAGCAGCGGTGACTTCCAGACCGTGGACTGGGACACCGCCGTGAAGGTGGTCGCCAAGGCGCTGCAAGAGGACCCGCAAAGCGTGGCCTTCTACCTGGGGCTGGCGCCGGACCACCTTTACGACCTGGTGAGTGAAATCACCTCGGCGTTGGGCACGCCTGCGCCGGTGTGCTTTAGCGGCCTGGCCATGGTCGAAGCCCGCCGCACCCTGGAACAGGCCGCCGCGCAGGTGCTTGGCACGCCGACCCTGCCCACTTCTGGCATCGCCAACGCCGATGTGGTGCTCTCCTTCGGCGCGAAGTTCATAGAAACCTGGCTTTCGCCTATAGCCTATAGCCAGGCCTACGAGCACTTCCGCCGGGGGCGGAAGGCAGTGCGGGGCGATCTGATGCAAGTCGAGCCGCGCATGTCCATGACCGCCTCCAACGCGGACCGCTGGTTCCCGGCCAAACCGGGCACCGAAGGGCTAGTGGCGCTGGCCGTGGGTCGTCTAGTGGCCGAGAAGCGCGGCCAAAAGCCGCCGAAAGCCTTTGCGCAGGTGAACCCGGCCCGGGTGGCCGAGCAGGCTGGCCTGCAGCAGGAGGACCTCGACCTGATGGCCGAGAGCCTCGTGCGGGCCCGCACGCCCCTGGTCATCCTGGGCAGCGGTGTGGCCGGCAACCTCAACGGGCTGGAAGCGGCCCAGGCCATGCTGGCGCTCAACGCCTACCTGGGCAACATCGGGAAGGCGGGCGGCGTCTTTCTCACCCCCGCCCCGCCCCTGGAGGAAGTTGCCGAAAACCGCGCCAGCACCTTCAACGAGATGGCCAGCCTGGTGCGCCCAATGCCGCGGCTCAGCCCTACACGCCCATCCCTCCCCTGCCGCCCGCCGCCCCGCAATAGCCCAGGGCAGCGAGGCAGCCGGGCCGCCCCCCTGCCGCACCACCCCAGTAGACCTGATCGGCGCCTGGGTGAAGGCCGGGACCCCGGAAAACGCCCCCTTCCCCTTCACCGACCTGGACGGCAACGCCTGCAAAGCCGCCTTCGCCGACGATGTGCAACCCCTGTTCACCCAGCCCGGGGTGTGGTTCGACAGTTCGCCGCCCTGCACCACCTGCCACGGCCCCAACCTGGCCGCCGCCCAAAAGGGCCTCAACCTGGCGACTTACGATGACATTCTGGCCGGCGCCGGACGACAGGCAGGCCAGGCCAAAGGCGAGGACATCCTCAGCGGCGGAAACTGGGAACAATCCATCCTCTACCAGCAGTTAATCACCCGCAAGATGCCTCCGGGCCGCCCTCCCGACTCCCCCGCAAAAGGCCCGGAGATTTATGCCGGGCATTAGGCGGAAAAAGGCCAACCCTAACCTCCTTACCTTCCATCCTTCCACCCCCTCAGAGGCGGGGATGCGCGAGACGGCGCATCCCCGCTTTTGTTGTCGGTGCCCCAAAGGGTTACCCTCCTTTCCTTTGGAGATCAAAATAGCCGTTTGGCAATGATTTGGCAACGATGGTGATGTATCCTATGGACAACCAGGGGGGTGGAGACATGCAGGGAGCAGGGACCTGCAAGAAACCTTCAGGGGCTAAGGCAGCCAAGCGCAAGGGGGGAGGCGCACAGGGGGACTGGCTGCCGAAATTTTTTAACCGGCCCCAATCGGGCAATGCCGGCTGGGGGCTCTCCTGACCAGGAGGCCCATCAACCGGCGCAGCAACTGAGCATCGCCACATCCTTATCAAAGGCTAACACAGCCAATTTGATCCCCTCGCCGTAGGTCAGGTAAAGGAAAATCGTCTCCCGCAAGTCGGACACCGTGATCCCCCATTTGAGGGCCAGGGCCGCGATTTGGATCATCTCTCCAG comes from Anaerolineae bacterium and encodes:
- a CDS encoding winged helix-turn-helix domain-containing protein; amino-acid sequence: MVEEPSLYRVTCCLARLIARLSPEELHGAQRLTQDELAAQLGTVREVIARALQELQRTGAVRVQRGRIFVTDLHLLREMAMVEDAKRGSAA
- a CDS encoding cytochrome c3 family protein; amino-acid sequence: MDVGVQCLYCHSNALRGQSAGLPTIFKCMDCHQQMEPKTDGEKQLQLAEYAVSGQPVKWVPVAIQPNFVYFSHRVHLAGGVNCETCHGEVGKMTVARPVVTQNMGWCLSCHKNLDSEHFVKLFNCATCHK
- a CDS encoding molybdopterin-dependent oxidoreductase, which codes for MQQSKRSSGDFQTVDWDTAVKVVAKALQEDPQSVAFYLGLAPDHLYDLVSEITSALGTPAPVCFSGLAMVEARRTLEQAAAQVLGTPTLPTSGIANADVVLSFGAKFIETWLSPIAYSQAYEHFRRGRKAVRGDLMQVEPRMSMTASNADRWFPAKPGTEGLVALAVGRLVAEKRGQKPPKAFAQVNPARVAEQAGLQQEDLDLMAESLVRARTPLVILGSGVAGNLNGLEAAQAMLALNAYLGNIGKAGGVFLTPAPPLEEVAENRASTFNEMASLVRPMPRLSPTRPSLPCRPPPRNSPGQRGSRAAPLPHHPSRPDRRLGEGRDPGKRPLPLHRPGRQRLQSRLRRRCATPVHPARGVVRQFAALHHLPRPQPGRRPKGPQPGDLR
- a CDS encoding twin-arginine translocation signal domain-containing protein, with the translated sequence MSEKITRRDFLKMAGGSAAAAAVLSGCGPIARYVRRQPYTDMPKYVLPGTSVYFATACRECPAGCGLVVRTVEGRAIKVEGYPYHQSTAVAPAPAAGHCVGGVRPGPLQEARATIQAEQR